GTGCCCAACGGCATCATCATGGAAGACTGGACCCCGGCGAACGAAGGCGCGGGGTACGACCTCCCGTTCATTCTGGAGCCGCTCGCCGGCGTGCGGGACGACGTCCTCGTGGCCACGGAACTGGCCCACCTCAACGCGCGCGCGCTGGGGAATGGCGGGGGCGATCACGCGCGGGCGTCCGCCGTGTTCCTTACCGGCGTCCACCCGAACAAGACCGATGGCGCGAACATCCGCGCGGGCATCTCCGCCGATCAGATTGCCGCCCAGCACCTGGGCAGGCAGACGCGCTTTCCGTCGCTGGAGCTGACGGTGGAGCCGGGCAAGCTCACGGGCAACTGCGACTCCGGCTACAGCTGCGCCTATTCCAACAGCATCTCCTGGCGCACGGAAACGACGCCCAATCCGCCTGAGGGCAACCCGCGCGCGGTGTTCGAGCGCTTGTTCGGCGCGCGCAACGCCGATCTGACTCCGGAGCAACAGGACCGGCAGCGCCGGTACCGCGGCAGCCTGCTCGACTTCGTGATGGACGACGCCCGCGCGCTGCAAGCCTCGCTGGGCCCGTCCGATCGCCGCAAAATCGACGAATACCTGTACGCCGTGCGGATGGTGGAGCGACAGATCGAGCACAATGAAAACGAGGTGGCGGCCGGCCTCGAAAAGCCCGATGTGCCCGAGAGCGCGCCGGACGACTACTCCGCCTATGCCCGGCTCATGTATGAACTCCAGATTCTGGCCTACCAGACCGATCAGACCCGCGTGGTGACCTACATGATGGCGCGCGAGGGCAGCGGGCGCGCCTACCGCGAAGTGGGCGTGAAGGGGGGCCACCACGAACTCAGCCACCACCTGGGCGACGCCGAAAAGATCACGAACCTGCGCGACATCAACCGCTACCACCTCGAACAGTTCGCGTGGTTCCTCCAGCGCATGAAGGAGACCGAGGACGGCGACGGCTCCCTGCTCGATCACAGCCTGATCGTTTACGGTAGCGGCATCAGCGACGGCAACCGGCACAACCACGACAACCTGCCCGTGCTCATCGCCGGGCGCGGCAGCGGCAACGTCAAACCCGGCCGGCACGTTAAGTACCCCAAGAACACCCCAATGGCCAACCTCTATCTCAACATGCTCGAATTCGCCGGCTGTCCCACGGAAAACCTCGGCGACAGCGAAGGCCACCTGAACTACCTGGGCGGCATGGACGCGTAGGCCGCACGCGGGAGGGGCGCGCCTCTCCCGGTATAGAAAGAGTGATCCATGGATCGCCGCAGTTTCCTGAAGGCCGGCGCGATGACAGCCGGAGGCGCGGTTGCCGGTTCCGCGCCGCGCGCCGCCGCCATTGAAGTCTCCGCGCCTGGCGCCGCCACCGCCGGGCAATTCTCCCTGCCGCGGGACTACACCGCCGCCGATCACCGCCGCCGCCTGCAAAACATCGCCCGCTGTAACCGCGCCATCCGCGGCTGTATGCGTTCGCACCTGATCACCGATTACCTGCCCGGCCAGTGCTGCTACAACCTCGGCGAATACCCGAGCACGAAGCCCTGGTTTGTGGACGAATACGACGAACAGGAGCTGGACCGGCTCCGCGCCGAGGGCATTCAGGTCATCCAGGTCTTCGACGACTGGAACGACTCCCTGCGCCTTTTCGGCGGCGACAAATACTCCGCGGTCAACCCCGGGGGCTACCGCCGCTTCATCGAACTGGCCCACGCGCGCGGCATGAAGGTGCTCACCTACACCTCCACGTGCTTCATCCAGCGGACCGATCCGGATTTCCGGCAGGAATGGAGCCGCGAGGGTGATTTCCTGGAGGTGGGCTACTGGAATATGGCGCGCTGTTCGCCCGCAAGCCCCGGCTGGCGCGCGTTTGTGCTTCAGAAGTTCGCGCAAATCCTCGACGAGTACGGATCCGACGGCATCTACGTCGACGGCGGCTACCTCGCCAACCGCCACGCCTACAAGGCCACCATGCCGGTCGCGCCGGACGAGATTGTGGCCTTCGAGGAGACCCCGGAGCACGATGGCGCCTTCGCGGACCTGCTCGCTCTCATCTACGCGGACGTCAAGCGCCGCGGCGGCATTCTGAAGCTTCACGTCAACGCCGCCGAGGCCCCGCAGGCCGGCGTCCTGAAAACCTACGATTACCTCTGGGTGGGCGAGGGCGTCGCGCAGGCCGATCCCCTGCGCGAGGCCGTAAAGAACCACGCCCCCTACGTCGTGCCCTGCCTCGACATGGGATTCACCAGCATCGATACGGAAGACGAGCCCTACCTGCACGCGATCCCCTACATGCAGTTCCCCGTCAGCATGGGCGGGCGCATATTCACCGGCGAGCGCGGTTTCGTCCCCGGCATCAAATACCAGGACGACTTCTGGATGCAGCGCTGCCGGGACGCCTGGAAGCAATACCAGGAAGACCCGTCGAAGTTGCACACCTACAGCGCCTGGGACGCCGTGCCGGGAAACCCAAACACCCGCGTGGTCCACGCGAAATGGCTGAAACGCTATCGGCCCATGGTGGAAGAGGGGACCCGAGCCTGGATCGAGATCAACGACTCCGATCTCTTCACCGCGCCCCTGCCCGCGGGGACGGTAGCCACGGCCTTCGCCAACCGCGATCTCTACCTGGTGCTCGCGAACTACGGGCATTCCGCCGCGAGCATCGCCACCACCGATCCCTGGATCGCCGAGGGCCACGACACGCCCGCCAGAGACTGGCCGATCCCCCCGCGATCCCTCCGCATCCTCCGCCAGCCCGTGACAGCCTGAGCGGCGCCCGCACTGCCGCCCCGGCGGTGTGCGAGGGAACTCACTCCCGACCCCAAGCGGGACAGACCCGCCCGTTGCGGTGACGGGCGCGTATCAGTCCCGGGGGGGCGTCCCCGCCAGTATCCCAACTCCACCAGAATGGCCCCGAAAGAAGTGTGCTACAGCCTTTCATGACGCGCAGCGTCACCCGTTAAGGATGAAAATGGACGGCGGCTTCGCCGCCCGGCAGGCGGGGACGCCTGCGCTCCCAGCCTTTGCCGTTTCCTTGGGGGAGAGGCTGCAATCTGGTTTGTATGAGGCAGTTGTGGTGATGCCGAGGCTTTTTTTCAGAGCAGGCGTCCCGCCGGTCACTCAGCCGCAAGGCGCATGGGGGAAGAGGCGGCTCATGACGGATAGACCAGAAGCGGTCAACGTTTTGATTGCAGAGATAGACCATTTATGGTAGATTAACGAAACGACTTATTGGTGGGGTAGTTGCAAGGTGCTGCGGGTGGAGTGGCAAGTAAGCGTGCAGGTGGCGTGAGGATCAAGCGGGTGATTCAAAACCGAAGGCTGGTCTACTATCCCGATGTCATAAAGACCATAGAGCGCTTTCCGGCAGATACGTGTGAAGTCATCTATCATGCCCTCGAAGAAGCGCGATTGGGCGGAAAACACCTTCAAGTAAAGCCGCTTGCGGGTTTCAAGGGCGCCAGCACACTTGAAATACGGGACTCCTCCGGTGGCCGCGCGTTTCGGGTTGTGTACACAACGGAACTGAAAGACAAGATCGTCGTGCTTCTGGCGTTCGAAAAGAAGTCGAAAAGCGGAATCAGCACGCCCAGGCATCAGATCGACCTCGTTCATAAACGCCTCAAGGAAGCGCGAAGCCGCTTTGGAGACAAATAGACTCCAGGCAAATGTTGGAAAGTATAAACCCGGCAAGATCGACAATTGCCGGGAGAAGCTTCACCTGATTCATTGAAATCAGGAAACATAACATGCAGAAGGAACTACACCATGCGCGGTGGAAGTGAAAAGATACGAAAGACACGAGCGTCTCGGTCGCAAGAGGTGGAGTGGGTAGAAAGCTCCGGAAATGTATTCGCAGACTTTGGAGTTCCGAACCCGGAGCTGGCCCTGCTCAAGGCCCATATTGCGATTGCTATTAAGAAGGCCATCGATAGAAAGGGCATCACACAGAAAGAAGCAGGCGTGTTGATGGGGATTCCCGCGGTCAAGGTAAGCAACATCATTTGTGGACGCCTGAAGGGATACACACTTGATCGGCTGTTTACCTACCTGGTTCGGCTGGACGTCGATGTGCAAGTCAGAATGAAGCCAAAACGCCGGAACCAGGAACACGCACGAATTCAGGGCGTATCACTGTAGAGAAATGGTAACACTTTAGCGGAATGAAGCACCCACCGTTTTGTAGGCGAATATCCGTCAAGACGGGCGTGAATAGCAGGATCGCGGACATTCCGCGGCAAAGTGAGCCCGGGAAATAAAGTGACGTACGTGGTTTGGAATAGAATTCCGGCGTCCCCGGGAGCGGAAAGCATTGTGAACCCGCGCCTCTTCACATACACATCGAGCACGATATGTCTTGCGCTCGTCCTGCCGCGGACACGAATGTCCGCGATCCTTTGCCGCGCTTCCTCGTTATTAACGGTCCGTTCGTGCTGTTTACGCGCCTTGCTGCTTCAGGCGGCTAAAATGTTACGATAAATGAAAGCGCGCTTGCTCCCCCGGCGCTCCCC
This is a stretch of genomic DNA from Candidatus Hydrogenedentota bacterium. It encodes these proteins:
- a CDS encoding type II toxin-antitoxin system RelE/ParE family toxin: MIQNRRLVYYPDVIKTIERFPADTCEVIYHALEEARLGGKHLQVKPLAGFKGASTLEIRDSSGGRAFRVVYTTELKDKIVVLLAFEKKSKSGISTPRHQIDLVHKRLKEARSRFGDK
- a CDS encoding XRE family transcriptional regulator, producing MRGGSEKIRKTRASRSQEVEWVESSGNVFADFGVPNPELALLKAHIAIAIKKAIDRKGITQKEAGVLMGIPAVKVSNIICGRLKGYTLDRLFTYLVRLDVDVQVRMKPKRRNQEHARIQGVSL
- a CDS encoding DUF1552 domain-containing protein, which translates into the protein MSSYLTRKHLNRRTFLRGMGAALSLPVLDAMIPASASAAKLRTVAPIRLGFVYVPNGIIMEDWTPANEGAGYDLPFILEPLAGVRDDVLVATELAHLNARALGNGGGDHARASAVFLTGVHPNKTDGANIRAGISADQIAAQHLGRQTRFPSLELTVEPGKLTGNCDSGYSCAYSNSISWRTETTPNPPEGNPRAVFERLFGARNADLTPEQQDRQRRYRGSLLDFVMDDARALQASLGPSDRRKIDEYLYAVRMVERQIEHNENEVAAGLEKPDVPESAPDDYSAYARLMYELQILAYQTDQTRVVTYMMAREGSGRAYREVGVKGGHHELSHHLGDAEKITNLRDINRYHLEQFAWFLQRMKETEDGDGSLLDHSLIVYGSGISDGNRHNHDNLPVLIAGRGSGNVKPGRHVKYPKNTPMANLYLNMLEFAGCPTENLGDSEGHLNYLGGMDA